ATGGTAGGACACCTGAGGAAAACATTGGGATTATAAAGATTATAATCTTAAGTTTGGAGGTGGCACACAGGTATCttctctgctgatttttttcttttttattcttcatttagTGTAATTTGTCCAAATTACAAAGTGTGTCCGGTGTATTACCAATACAAACTACAGTCTGGTTGTGCTGTGAAGGTCAGAAgtttgttgttattttgttttttttcaatttcttgcTTAATTCGTGAGGACCACAGAAGCTTGCACAGACTTTTTTGGGACTCACAAATGTTCTTCACTCTTCCAAAGCTGTTTACCTGTGTGACATTCAAATTGAAAAGAAGTGGGATATGAACACAAATGTAAATTTTTGGCTGTGAAGGGGGAGAAAGGATAAGCAGCTAAAATGACTAATAAAAATACTCGATGAAGCCTTAACTGAAGCTATTTTCTCTTgaatatgtatgtttgtatacatatatttatatataaaatagctaACACATTGTAATTGCATGCATGTATCTCTTCTTTTAGTGCAGATGGACGTTTTGAGGGAACATCTACAAAAACTGTGGTAAAATATGATGGTACCATTGCTTGGACTCCACCAGCAAACTACAAAAGTTCCTGTACTATTGATGTAACCTTCTTCCCCTTTGACCTTCAAAATTGCTCTATGAAGTTTGGTTCCTGGACTTACGATGGCTCACAGGTTGATATAATTCTAGAAGATTATGATGTTGACAAGAGAGATTTCTTTGATAACGGAGAATGGGAAATAGTGACTGCAACAGGGAGCAAAGGAAATAGAACTGATGGATGCTGCTGGTATCCATTTATTACATACTCATTTATAATTAGACGTTTGCCACTTTTTTACACGTTGTTTCTCATTATTCCCTGTATAGGACTCTCATTTTTAACTGTTCTCGTCTTCTATCTTCCTTCAAATGAAGGTGAAAAAATTTCCCTTTGCACTTCAGTATTGGTTTCTttgactgtttttcttcttgttattgAAGAGATTATTCCCTCATCTTCTAAAGTTATTCCACTTATAGGAGAGTACTTGGTGTTTACCATGATATTTGTGACATTGTCCATTGTGATAACAGTTTTTGCTATCAATATTCACCATCGGTCTTCATCTACACACAATGCTATGGCACCTTGGGTCCGCAAGATATTTCTTCACAGACTTCCTAAGCTGCTTTGCATGAGAAGTCATGTAGACAGATACTTTGCTCAGAAGGAGGAAACAGTCAATATCAGTGGATCAGAATCATCTAGGAACACCTTGAAAGCAGCTCTAGATTCTATCCGCTACATTACAAGGCATGTCATGAAGGAGAATGAAGTTCGTGAGGTGGGTACATTAATCATATTACACTTGTtttctaaaatcagaaaatggaGAACCGAATAACAGTTTAGATTGTCTGTATGCAGTCTCGTATTAAATGTATGCTAGGGTTTCCAGTTCTTGTACTTATGAAAAATTGTACTCTGTAACCCATGTAATTATTCACTGGAAATAAGTGCAAGTATGGTGCAATACTGAGACATTTTACTGTATCGGCCTGATATTTGTACAATCCGTGGGTTACTTCAAATTTGAACTTACCTCTAGAAGAGagcaaaagtttttaaatacCATGAATTACATTAAATATAGGCTGTTGCCATATATTATTCATTTTGTGCTGAGATCA
The sequence above is a segment of the Rhea pennata isolate bPtePen1 chromosome 10, bPtePen1.pri, whole genome shotgun sequence genome. Coding sequences within it:
- the CHRNA5 gene encoding neuronal acetylcholine receptor subunit alpha-5 codes for the protein MAALGARLRGGRPLLLLTCLFAPFLGEPGPAAGRAPRAGLSEPSFIAKSEDRLFKHLFQDYQKWVRPVERLNDTIKIKFGLAISQLVDVDEKNQLMTTNVWLKQEWIDVKLRWNPEDYAGITSIRVPSDSIWIPDIVLYDNADGRFEGTSTKTVVKYDGTIAWTPPANYKSSCTIDVTFFPFDLQNCSMKFGSWTYDGSQVDIILEDYDVDKRDFFDNGEWEIVTATGSKGNRTDGCCWYPFITYSFIIRRLPLFYTLFLIIPCIGLSFLTVLVFYLPSNEGEKISLCTSVLVSLTVFLLVIEEIIPSSSKVIPLIGEYLVFTMIFVTLSIVITVFAINIHHRSSSTHNAMAPWVRKIFLHRLPKLLCMRSHVDRYFAQKEETVNISGSESSRNTLKAALDSIRYITRHVMKENEVREVVEDWKFIAQVLDRMFLWTFLLVSVIGSLVLFIPVIHKWANIIVPMHIGSTNT